ATGTCTGGGTGCTTGAGTAGTTCCTGTAACACTGTCAGGTGGCCCCCTCGACAAGCGAGGTATACTAATCCTATACCGAAATAATTAAATACCCCAGCAATCTCCGCTGTAATAGGATAATTGTGATAAAGGTTTAAAAAGCGCTTTTGTAGGGCTTCTAGGCCTTGATGAGGGCGAGTCAAAACGGTGGTTGTAAAAACGATATGGCTATTGCCCCTTAAGGATTGAAACAAGCTCTCAACTGTCTCCGTAGGCGTTAACATGCGAACATACTCAGGGGACCCATAACGGGCAAAATCATTGGTATCGATATAATGCCATTGGTTATGTCTTTTATTGTATTTCAAACATACGCTATGACATCCATTACCCAACAAAATAGGGCAGTTTGATGGCGCCTCTGTTAATAGATTGGCCAGGTCATTTAAAAAAGCCCTTAAGCACTCTCGGTTAAACGCATAGGGTTTATCAAAGAGAATAGTAAACTTAACGTGCTCTAACTGCTCTGATTTAGCAACCGGGTAAATCGTGGTTAGTTTGTCTTGTGAGACAAACGCATCGGGAAATAACTCACTATAAAATTGCGGATTTAAGTAAAGCTGCATTCCATCAAAAAAAGAAAGAATTTGCAGGTATTTTTGAGCCCTCGCATCAAGTACCTGCTTTGCTTTAACCTGTTCTTTAACTTGAGCGATGTGTGCTGCTAACTTGTTAAAATCACTTTTATAAGCACTAATGAAGTCAAGTCGCTCAAAAAAGCTTACCTCATCGTCGGCTAAAACAGCTTGACCCCACATGCCGGAGAATCCCTGACATAGGCCACCTTTCATTGATTCATAACCAAGACACTTGCCAAGTGCTATTAGGTCGCCATGTGATAGTTTTAGCATATTTTTATTATATAAAACCAGTTTGGTTGAAAATTATACGTTAATTGACTTAAGGAATTATTAAGGGCCGCGTTGCAAAAAATATCAACGAAAGAAAAGTTAAATTTTAGATAGAATCCAACTGTAATTGCAGACCATTCATTGATGAATAATACTTTATTTCTAGTCTCATATAGCTAGATATTAAATTGCTTTTCTAAACATGCGCATAACTTCAATGCATTAATAGTAGCGTAAGCAGTATAGGATTAATAATTTATTTAAACTTTTAGAAATCAAATTCTATCCTATTATTGCGATACTTAATTAGAATGTTATGAGCAAGAAAAGTTTCAGAAAGGGTCTTTTTTTGAGACCCTTCAGAATTAATACTTATAGCTTATATTGATATTGCGCAATATCTTCTTCAATGCCTGGTTGTACCTCAGATAAAATGGCATGTTGGATATCTTTTACTAAGTTAAATGAGCTTGAAGTTGGATGATTGCATAAAGTAAAAAAAGTCATGGCGGTGTTTCGAAGGTTTTTAGCTCGTTTTTCCAGAGGTTTTGTGGAAGTTGGATTATAAAAAAATGATGTTATGTAATTGGTCAATTTTTTTATTATGGATTCTTCTTTAATTTCTTCTCTAATAATTTTTGCAAGTGGATGGGTAGAGTGTGAGTTTAATAGTTCTTTTAAAAACTTAAAACTTGTTTCTTTAGGTAATTTAGGTGAGTTTATAATCCTATTAATAATTTCTTCTATACAATACTTACTTAAAGCGGCTATGGTAGGCTTGCTAAAGGATTTGCCATCAATTAAATCCTCCCAGAGAACATCTAATAGTTCAAGAGATACCGTCTTATCAATCTCAATATAATCAAGACTAATTTGCGCGCTCTTATAGCCTTTGCGTAGTGCGCATTCGTAAAGACGAATGGCTTTAGGATAATTGATATTTTCACCTTCACCTGCCTGATACATGTATGCACGATTACACATAGCATATTCTTCGCCAAGTTCAATAGCATACTCGAAAAGTTGAATGGCTTTAGCATAGTCGACAGGCCCACCTTGACCAAGTCGATGCATACTGGCGCGATTACCTAGGGCATAAACATTGCCAAATTTAATAGCCTGTTCCAAGAGGCGAATCGCTTCAGGATAATTAACAGGCTCATCCATCCGATAAATGATGGCAAGGCTAACCATAGCATCAACATTGCCATGGTTAATAGCTTGTTCAAGAAGTCTAATGGCTTCAGGGGGATTTTTATCCCCACCTAAGCCTAGGTTATGTAGATATGCGCGACTATACATGGCATAACTATTATTTAATGTAATAGCCTTGTCTAAGTACTCAATGGCACGTTTGTAATCTACATTACAGCCTATTCCAAATGAATATAAAAGGGATTGTAAAAATAAAGCATGAGAATCTTTCTCATCCGCACTTTTACAATAAGTATGAAGGTTTTGAATAAGTATGCCTAGGGTCGATTCAGTTTTTATAAATTGTTTAAGGATGTCTGAATCAAAGGTCTTTGTGAGTGCCTTTAAGTTGACATAGTTGCCTGCTAATATTTCAAGGCTAACCTGATTGAGTATTTGAGCTTCCTGGTAGGCATATTTGTCTGAAAATGAGGCGCGTGAAATGTCTTTAAAAAGCATAATTGATTACCAAGGTTTGTAAATAAAGCGATTTATAGCAAATCTTTCAGATAATATATACGATACATACCGTTATTATTGACATGGTTTTGTTGCAATTACGCTTAATAGCTGAAGCAATGAGGTGAATATGACTTCTTTTTGGGAGTTATTAAGTTTTTTACTAGATGCACTGACATGTTTTGAGCTTAAGCGGCCAGAATTTACATGTAATCTACAACTTCAATCTACTGTATCAATTTTAACTATAAGGAATACGGGCAAAAGAGCAGCAAGAAACCTAAAAGTTAGTGGGGTAATTAATCATGGTCGCAATAAAACTTATTGTTTATTATTTGGCAAGGGTAGCAAGAAGCTGAAAACAATCTTTATCAAAACTGCGAAAGCAAACCATAATTTCCCGATAAAAATAAATGTTCCTTCTCAAGTTCATAGACAAGAGGGATTCAAAATATGTTTAACAATCGAATATCAGCTAATTTATTTTTTTCTCATAACCCGTAATTATATATATAAGACAGAAATAAATGATTTTTTAAATCTTGAGCTATTTTAAACATTTATTTTTTTGATTCTAGCACAACCTATTTTTACGTCATTTCAATAATAATTTAACTAATTCTCTATTACTTATGTACAATTAGCGACACTACAAAAATTAGATAAATTTATTAGAAAGGGTCCTTTTTTAAGACTTAGAGATTACAGTTTTTATCAATATCTTTTATTAATTTTAATTTGCCAAAATAAAAATTTGCGAATTAGAGTGAGCGACCCAAATATCTTATATGAGCACTAAGATTAACTTGCTATCAAACTATGAAAACATTAAATTTCCTTAAATGATAATTTTAAGAATTATGTTATGAAAGCAACGCTACTCTTACCTAATGATTATGTGAAAATAAAGCAATATCTAATTGAACAAATTAATGCCTGGCAAATTGCAATCAGAGATTATGAAGATAAATATAATAAGAATTATTTTAATAAGACGACTCTTCTTTATGCTTGGCATAAAGCTTTTGAACGAATAAATAGTTTTTTATTGTCCGATAGGAAAATCGATTGCTTTATCATCACTGATAATAATGAGGAATTACAAGGTATAGCATTTGGAGCGAAACGATATTATGGAAATGCGACGGATGCGTTGTCCTTATTTGGTAGGCAAAAAATAATACCTTCTTACCATATACATGATATCTTAACAGCGCCATGGAATATTTTAGCTAGGGCCTTTAAAGAAACAGAAGAAAACCTCCAAGATAGACACAAAAAAATAGGTACCTCTTTAATGAAATTGATAGTTACTCACGCTATGACAGAGGATGTTAAACAAATCGTAGCTGATATTGATGCTCCTTTTGATTCGGGGTCATTTTTTAGTAAATGTTTTTTTGAACAAGTCACCCCTGTCCTAGGTTTGACTTATCAACTATCCCAAAAAAATTTTTCTGAAGTTGTTAATAAACTAGAAGTTAATAAAGAACAGTCATGTAGTACTAAATATTCTACCTTCAATGTGATAGATGATTATCCTATCCATACTGAGTCATTAAATCTATAAGAGGCTTTCATGCCCTTAGTTGGTCAATGAATCGTTTTCAAAATCCCAATTAAATATTTTTAATGTGAAATAGTTTTTTAGGCTCTATTGTAAATAGGAGATGATTCCTATATTGCAACACCGCCTTCACATTTAATAAATTTAATACTCATGTTTTATTAGGTAAGCGTCTAATGACCAGCGGCCAGCTCCTACGATGAGTAAATAACATGCCTCCATTAACATAGCCCAGTCTGTTCTTGATTCATGCATGAAACTCCAAAAGCCATAGCGATTAAGTTCCCGCACCTGGAAAATCCACCAATCACTCCCTAGCAAAATAG
Above is a genomic segment from Legionella busanensis containing:
- a CDS encoding tetratricopeptide repeat protein, translating into MLFKDISRASFSDKYAYQEAQILNQVSLEILAGNYVNLKALTKTFDSDILKQFIKTESTLGILIQNLHTYCKSADEKDSHALFLQSLLYSFGIGCNVDYKRAIEYLDKAITLNNSYAMYSRAYLHNLGLGGDKNPPEAIRLLEQAINHGNVDAMVSLAIIYRMDEPVNYPEAIRLLEQAIKFGNVYALGNRASMHRLGQGGPVDYAKAIQLFEYAIELGEEYAMCNRAYMYQAGEGENINYPKAIRLYECALRKGYKSAQISLDYIEIDKTVSLELLDVLWEDLIDGKSFSKPTIAALSKYCIEEIINRIINSPKLPKETSFKFLKELLNSHSTHPLAKIIREEIKEESIIKKLTNYITSFFYNPTSTKPLEKRAKNLRNTAMTFFTLCNHPTSSSFNLVKDIQHAILSEVQPGIEEDIAQYQYKL